The following proteins are encoded in a genomic region of Sulfurospirillum arsenophilum NBRC 109478:
- a CDS encoding ArsC/Spx/MgsR family protein, translating to MFKSTPKQVIFYEKTGCSGNARQKELLRKQSISLDVRSLLDTKWTKATLEAFFEGLTPKEMLNPFAPQLKEGTFKLEDYTKESLIEKMLELPILIRRPLLQIGEVKLCGFDIAKLNSLLHVKMPTPENINACLSSDACNNA from the coding sequence ATGTTTAAATCGACACCAAAGCAGGTCATTTTCTACGAAAAAACGGGTTGCAGTGGCAATGCTCGGCAAAAAGAACTTCTGCGAAAACAGAGCATCAGCCTTGATGTCAGAAGTCTTTTAGATACCAAATGGACGAAAGCCACATTAGAAGCTTTTTTTGAAGGATTAACGCCAAAAGAGATGCTCAACCCTTTTGCCCCACAACTTAAAGAGGGCACATTTAAACTTGAAGATTACACCAAAGAGAGTCTCATCGAAAAAATGCTAGAACTACCCATTTTGATTCGTCGCCCACTTTTGCAAATAGGTGAAGTAAAGCTCTGTGGTTTCGACATCGCCAAGCTCAATTCTCTTTTACATGTAAAGATGCCAACCCCTGAAAATATCAACGCCTGTTTAAGTAGTGATGCATGCAACAATGCCTAG
- a CDS encoding alpha/beta fold hydrolase, which produces MNSLFKKYLIVFIVSIAMSSLLAQEIPSSKIGVVVMHGKGGSPTKFVAQMAGLLQEKGYLIANLEMPWSKKRDYDVDATMALKEVEKALEDLRSKGAEKLFVAGHSQGGLFALCVGGYLVADGIIAIAPGGNVGNATFREKLGNYVEEARSLIEKGKGDEKTTLFDFENAKGTYPIVTTPRIYLGWFDPEGMMNQEKAIKKLNPKNPVLFIVPQHDYPGLLKVKQSMFSELPKHPYTKLYEPNTDHIGAPSASTDEIVAWIDRIVNTK; this is translated from the coding sequence ATGAATTCTCTATTTAAAAAATACCTCATCGTTTTCATTGTTAGCATAGCTATGTCCTCACTTCTAGCACAAGAGATACCGTCATCTAAAATAGGCGTCGTGGTCATGCATGGGAAAGGAGGATCTCCAACAAAGTTTGTTGCGCAAATGGCTGGTTTACTTCAAGAAAAAGGCTATCTTATTGCCAATCTTGAAATGCCATGGTCAAAAAAGCGTGATTATGATGTTGATGCTACGATGGCATTGAAAGAAGTCGAAAAAGCACTTGAGGATCTGCGAAGCAAGGGTGCAGAAAAACTTTTTGTCGCAGGGCATAGCCAAGGAGGCTTGTTTGCTTTGTGTGTGGGAGGTTATCTTGTAGCTGATGGCATTATTGCCATTGCACCGGGTGGAAATGTTGGTAATGCTACCTTTAGAGAGAAACTTGGGAATTATGTAGAAGAAGCCCGCTCACTCATTGAAAAAGGTAAGGGTGATGAAAAAACAACTTTGTTTGATTTTGAAAATGCAAAAGGAACCTATCCCATTGTCACAACTCCTCGCATCTATCTTGGTTGGTTCGACCCAGAAGGTATGATGAATCAAGAAAAAGCGATCAAAAAACTAAATCCTAAAAACCCCGTTTTATTTATTGTACCACAACATGATTATCCGGGCTTATTGAAAGTCAAACAGAGTATGTTCTCTGAGCTTCCAAAACATCCCTATACGAAACTTTATGAACCCAATACCGACCATATTGGAGCACCATCAGCATCAACCGATGAAATTGTCGCGTGGATAGATAGAATCGTCAATACAAAATAA
- a CDS encoding AEC family transporter, protein MNIALSILAIYVFILLGYIAKKIFQEELAERGMVILSVYFLHPIFSFWGLSTKPMSLELLQVPFYYVLFSLLTIAVGFIFARMFFEDLKERSIMTISAAINNTGNLGIPLGIAIFGEASIIYTSMISVANTLMTYTLGVFFYSAGTSSMKQAFLNIFKLPVIWFAALAMTLNFMGIVIHPILFKSLEMGAYCTVVLQLIIFGMYLYNMKLGELNFKLLLHVNFMKFFIMPIITVWLLFFVLPLEPFVASVIFLELIVPLAVTNVNIAALYDCKPVDVASLIFFTSILFIPFLLIISYLLSYFGIAQMG, encoded by the coding sequence ATGAACATAGCACTCTCAATTCTTGCCATTTATGTCTTCATTTTACTAGGCTACATCGCCAAAAAAATCTTCCAAGAAGAGTTAGCAGAACGCGGTATGGTCATTCTCTCGGTCTATTTTCTGCACCCCATCTTCTCTTTTTGGGGACTTTCCACCAAACCTATGAGTTTAGAACTACTGCAAGTGCCCTTTTACTATGTGCTTTTTTCACTTTTGACTATTGCTGTGGGGTTTATTTTTGCGAGAATGTTTTTTGAAGATCTCAAAGAGCGCTCCATCATGACCATATCTGCGGCAATTAACAACACCGGAAATTTGGGCATACCTCTTGGCATCGCTATCTTTGGGGAAGCGTCCATCATCTATACCAGCATGATAAGTGTTGCCAACACCCTTATGACTTACACACTAGGTGTTTTCTTCTACTCCGCAGGCACGTCGAGCATGAAGCAGGCGTTTTTGAACATTTTTAAACTGCCTGTCATTTGGTTTGCAGCGCTTGCGATGACACTTAATTTTATGGGCATAGTGATTCACCCCATACTTTTTAAGTCGTTGGAAATGGGCGCCTACTGTACCGTCGTGCTTCAACTCATCATCTTTGGCATGTACCTTTACAACATGAAACTGGGTGAACTCAACTTCAAACTGCTTTTACATGTAAACTTTATGAAGTTTTTCATAATGCCCATCATTACGGTGTGGTTGCTCTTTTTTGTGCTTCCATTAGAGCCATTTGTTGCTTCGGTGATTTTCTTAGAGCTTATCGTTCCACTTGCCGTTACCAACGTGAACATCGCCGCACTTTATGACTGCAAGCCCGTGGATGTCGCTAGCCTTATATTCTTTACATCAATTCTTTTTATCCCTTTTTTACTGATAATCAGTTACCTGCTTTCCTATTTTGGCATTGCCCAAATGGGTTAA
- a CDS encoding HugZ family protein: MKDFIANIQTAIIGTLDKNNHPFSSYAPYIYDANRFYVYISDIATHAKNIQVNPKASLFFVEDESKTENLFARKRVSLQCDSQKIARVDERFESVLALFAKKFDAKMVATLKKMTDFNLYEFKVNYGEATFGFGKAYFIGGKNMDELVDRTGDNPHHGVK, translated from the coding sequence ATGAAAGATTTTATAGCAAACATTCAAACCGCCATTATCGGAACACTGGATAAAAATAACCACCCTTTTAGTTCTTACGCACCTTACATTTACGATGCAAACCGTTTTTACGTTTACATCTCCGATATTGCAACACACGCCAAAAATATTCAAGTTAACCCCAAAGCTTCCCTCTTTTTCGTGGAAGATGAAAGTAAAACGGAAAATTTATTTGCGCGAAAACGTGTCAGTTTGCAATGCGATAGCCAAAAAATAGCACGAGTGGATGAGCGTTTTGAATCGGTACTAGCCTTATTTGCAAAAAAGTTTGATGCTAAAATGGTTGCAACGTTGAAAAAGATGACCGACTTTAACCTGTACGAGTTTAAAGTCAATTACGGTGAAGCAACCTTCGGGTTTGGCAAGGCATATTTTATCGGTGGGAAAAATATGGACGAGCTTGTAGATCGAACAGGCGATAATCCGCATCATGGAGTGAAGTGA
- a CDS encoding AraC family transcriptional regulator, with amino-acid sequence MRRKETNLTHSKLANDLLNYINNHIETQINIDELATEFGLSKFHFHRIFKEQTGSNIYETIRSIRLQKASNLLITNKYSTITQIANMCGYSSQTSFIRVFKERFHQTPKLWRNGGYKAYSNAILSGTCNALLTHTDFSHLEAKIVRTKPKSVYYIRQKGYNHNAVQIWQKMMAWVYTNEIEQYEQIAIYHDNPIITPLHECSYVACIAPFDGKELKHTSLPLFEMYDGLCATFEVEGQYNDMLKLIQWVYHEWLPESGFEAITIPSYTIFEKNHFLSEDGLFKCTYYLPVRYV; translated from the coding sequence ATGCGACGAAAAGAGACCAATTTAACGCACAGTAAATTAGCCAATGATCTTCTCAATTACATCAATAACCATATTGAAACGCAGATCAATATTGACGAGTTGGCAACTGAGTTTGGGTTGAGCAAATTTCACTTTCACCGCATTTTCAAAGAGCAGACGGGTAGCAACATCTACGAGACCATTCGCTCTATTAGGTTGCAAAAAGCGTCTAATCTACTCATCACCAATAAATACTCAACCATCACGCAAATCGCTAATATGTGCGGATACAGCTCTCAAACTTCATTTATTCGGGTGTTTAAAGAGCGCTTTCATCAAACGCCAAAACTGTGGCGCAATGGCGGATATAAAGCATACTCCAATGCCATTTTAAGTGGCACGTGCAATGCCTTGCTCACCCATACTGACTTTTCACATTTGGAAGCCAAAATAGTCAGAACCAAACCCAAAAGTGTTTACTATATCAGGCAAAAAGGCTACAACCATAATGCGGTGCAGATATGGCAAAAGATGATGGCTTGGGTCTATACCAATGAGATAGAGCAGTACGAGCAGATCGCCATTTACCATGACAACCCCATCATTACGCCACTTCATGAGTGTTCTTACGTAGCGTGCATTGCACCCTTTGATGGCAAAGAATTGAAACATACCAGCTTACCTCTATTTGAAATGTACGATGGACTTTGTGCAACGTTTGAGGTAGAGGGACAATACAACGATATGCTCAAACTCATCCAATGGGTTTACCACGAGTGGCTTCCAGAGAGCGGATTTGAAGCGATCACGATTCCCTCGTATACGATCTTTGAAAAGAACCATTTCTTAAGTGAAGATGGACTTTTTAAGTGTACGTACTATCTGCCTGTGCGGTATGTTTAG
- a CDS encoding EamA family transporter produces MPKKDFLLAVFITFVWGINFSIIKLGLISLNPFMLSGLRFLLCAIPLIFFIKKPNVSMVYIVSYGLIFGVGLWGMVSLGIYFGISAGVASLVLQLSAFFTVILGAIVLHEKIKLHKKLGFVTALAGIAFIISITDGSVTYLGLSLVLVGALSWSVANIIVKKAGTKEVFAFLIYSSIFSPIPLFLLAYLTQGDVVFVNFFENLDGRAIFSILFQVYPTTLMGYWVWNSLLHKYPASSVAPLSLLVPIFGLLGSYFVFNEPIGSLKIMACMLIVSGLVINTFGGNFQFKRVFGKERDIG; encoded by the coding sequence ATGCCAAAAAAAGACTTCTTGCTGGCTGTTTTCATTACGTTCGTTTGGGGGATTAATTTTTCCATTATCAAGTTAGGGCTCATCTCCTTAAATCCCTTTATGCTCTCAGGGCTTCGCTTTTTACTCTGTGCCATACCATTGATATTTTTTATCAAAAAGCCCAATGTATCAATGGTCTATATCGTAAGTTATGGGCTCATCTTTGGCGTTGGACTGTGGGGGATGGTCTCGTTGGGAATTTACTTTGGTATATCAGCTGGCGTTGCTTCTTTGGTATTGCAGTTAAGTGCCTTTTTTACAGTCATCTTAGGTGCTATTGTTTTGCATGAAAAAATCAAACTCCATAAAAAACTTGGCTTTGTAACTGCGCTTGCGGGGATTGCTTTTATCATCAGCATTACCGATGGTAGCGTTACTTACTTAGGACTTTCTTTGGTCCTTGTGGGTGCGCTCTCTTGGAGTGTTGCCAATATCATTGTCAAAAAAGCAGGAACTAAAGAGGTCTTTGCATTTTTAATTTATTCCAGCATCTTTTCGCCAATACCTCTGTTTTTGTTGGCATACCTCACACAAGGTGATGTTGTGTTTGTAAACTTTTTTGAAAATCTCGATGGCAGAGCCATCTTTTCCATTCTCTTTCAAGTTTATCCTACAACACTCATGGGATACTGGGTTTGGAATTCACTCCTGCACAAATACCCAGCATCAAGCGTAGCACCGCTATCGCTTTTGGTGCCTATATTTGGTTTACTTGGCTCTTACTTTGTGTTTAATGAGCCTATAGGAAGCTTAAAGATCATGGCCTGTATGTTAATTGTCTCAGGACTTGTTATCAATACATTTGGTGGTAATTTTCAGTTCAAAAGAGTGTTTGGAAAAGAAAGAGACATCGGGTGA
- a CDS encoding zinc-dependent alcohol dehydrogenase, giving the protein MKALILEDKRKLVLRDRDTPSFSDAEVLIDIEVAGIGGSEYLGFNNPGIRPLPHIMGHGITGRTPEGKRVAIYPLQGCGKCIYCRDNHVQLCDKWTLIGVHCDGGFAQKVAIPRELLCELPNELTWEQSAFIEPFANSINAWEISQASRENSIAIIGAGSLGLGLVACAYAEQCQVIEVSDLSASRLDAAKHLGATKSAQHLNGQFDIVFDTVGTQETRALAIQLSKKGGKAVFLGFATPMFEVNFAELIRHQKQFLGSFVYSKEQFKKAIHLAKNGKSEWVTNLSFMEVEAQLGKYLNNDFTTVKAVLRPNR; this is encoded by the coding sequence TTGAAAGCTCTTATACTTGAAGATAAAAGAAAATTGGTTTTAAGGGACAGAGACACTCCATCATTTTCTGATGCTGAAGTCTTAATAGACATTGAAGTAGCAGGCATTGGAGGAAGCGAATATCTTGGGTTTAATAATCCTGGTATTCGCCCTTTGCCACATATCATGGGACATGGCATTACAGGGCGTACTCCTGAAGGAAAGCGTGTTGCTATTTATCCACTTCAAGGATGTGGAAAATGTATCTACTGTAGAGACAATCATGTTCAATTATGCGATAAATGGACGCTTATTGGTGTTCATTGTGATGGCGGATTTGCCCAAAAAGTGGCTATTCCACGTGAATTATTATGTGAACTACCAAACGAGCTTACATGGGAGCAGTCAGCATTTATTGAGCCTTTCGCCAATTCGATTAACGCATGGGAAATCTCTCAAGCATCACGAGAAAATTCAATAGCCATCATTGGTGCAGGTAGTTTAGGTTTAGGACTTGTTGCATGTGCTTATGCTGAACAATGTCAGGTCATTGAAGTGAGTGATTTATCAGCGTCTAGGCTTGATGCTGCAAAGCATTTGGGAGCCACAAAAAGTGCTCAACACCTCAATGGTCAGTTTGATATAGTTTTTGATACCGTTGGCACACAAGAAACAAGAGCTTTAGCAATCCAGTTAAGCAAAAAAGGTGGAAAAGCTGTCTTCTTAGGCTTTGCCACACCGATGTTTGAAGTAAATTTTGCAGAACTCATTCGACACCAAAAACAATTCCTTGGCTCATTTGTTTACTCAAAAGAGCAATTTAAAAAAGCAATACACCTTGCAAAAAACGGTAAATCAGAATGGGTCACCAATCTCTCCTTTATGGAAGTAGAAGCACAACTAGGGAAATACCTTAACAATGATTTTACCACTGTCAAAGCAGTACTAAGACCGAATCGATAA
- a CDS encoding MarR family winged helix-turn-helix transcriptional regulator, with amino-acid sequence MKNQRLIALSSRLAEKANKFIIAELRKCKLSDIAPSHGDIFNLLFDGNAYEMSEIAKKIHRTKPTVTVLVEKLEKSGYVQRIKSDADARFTRVSLTEKGFELKPMFEMISRDLNELAYRGVQEEEALLLEKLLEKAIVNFEKQE; translated from the coding sequence ATGAAAAATCAAAGACTAATAGCACTTTCAAGTAGGCTAGCTGAGAAAGCAAATAAATTTATCATTGCTGAACTCAGAAAATGTAAGCTTTCTGATATTGCACCAAGCCATGGCGACATATTCAACCTTTTGTTTGATGGTAATGCTTATGAAATGAGTGAAATAGCAAAAAAGATTCATAGAACAAAACCCACAGTAACCGTTTTAGTCGAAAAGCTTGAAAAAAGTGGCTACGTTCAACGCATCAAATCGGATGCAGATGCAAGGTTTACCCGTGTTTCATTGACTGAAAAAGGGTTCGAACTTAAGCCTATGTTTGAAATGATTTCGAGGGATTTAAATGAGCTTGCCTATAGGGGAGTTCAAGAGGAAGAGGCATTATTATTAGAAAAATTGCTTGAAAAAGCTATTGTTAATTTTGAGAAGCAAGAATAA
- a CDS encoding cupin domain-containing protein, translated as MNKSGQNYKAISCGNIQSLGRVVLHDALELTGSEVSINELPAGVSVPFVHTHKNNEEVYVVLSGKGWLYIDGDEFEIKEGDAFRIDPKGERCIKADNASSLRFICVQGKTNSLEGFTQTDGVPSEAKPSWL; from the coding sequence ATGAATAAATCAGGACAAAATTATAAAGCTATATCATGTGGCAATATCCAATCCCTTGGTCGTGTTGTACTTCACGATGCATTAGAGCTTACTGGCTCTGAAGTTTCTATCAATGAATTACCCGCAGGTGTGAGTGTTCCCTTCGTCCATACACACAAAAATAACGAAGAGGTCTATGTTGTTTTAAGTGGTAAAGGCTGGTTATATATTGATGGCGATGAGTTTGAAATTAAAGAGGGTGATGCATTTCGCATTGATCCTAAAGGAGAACGCTGTATCAAAGCGGACAATGCATCTTCTCTTCGCTTTATCTGTGTTCAAGGAAAAACAAACAGTCTTGAAGGGTTTACCCAAACGGATGGTGTTCCTTCTGAAGCTAAACCATCTTGGTTATAA
- the thiC gene encoding phosphomethylpyrimidine synthase ThiC: protein MSKVLDNLEKIDASYIQNFPSSKKIYIQGSRSDIQVPMREITLSATSLRDGTFEENPPLHVYDTSGVYTDPNVKIDLHKGLEPLRAKWIEERNDTEQLEDFNSVYFHKRHDDQELNALRFPNLKKPRRAMKGKNITQMHYARQGIVTPEMEYVAIRENCNLEEARKNKLLGAQHKGEHFGANLPDVYTAEFVRQEIAAGRAVLPLNVNHPEAEPMIIGRNFMVKINANIGNSATTSSIEEEVEKMLWSTRWGGDTVMDLSTGKNIHETREWILRNSAVPIGTVPIYQALEKVNGIAEDLTWEVFRDTLIEQAEQGVDYFTIHAGVRLAYVPMTAKRLTGIVSRGGSIMAKWCLHHHKESFLYTHFEEICDIMKAYDVAFSLGDGLRPGSLYDANDEAQFAELETLGELTKIAWKHDVQVMIEGPGHVPMQMIKENMTKELEDCFEAPFYTLGPLVTDIAPGYDHITSAIGAAQIGWYGTAMLCYVTPKEHLGLPNREDVKEGIIAYKIAAHAADLAKGFPGAQIRDNAMSKARFEFRWYDQFNIGFDPDRAREYHDKTLPVESAKVAHFCSMCGPKFCSMKISQDVRDYAAKIGAEDVSVALEKGMEEQAEHFKESGGQIYM from the coding sequence ATGAGTAAAGTACTTGACAATCTTGAAAAAATAGATGCATCTTACATTCAAAACTTCCCAAGCTCCAAGAAAATTTACATACAAGGCTCACGTTCTGACATTCAAGTACCAATGCGTGAAATCACGTTAAGCGCTACTTCGCTTCGCGATGGCACCTTTGAGGAAAATCCACCGCTTCATGTGTACGACACTTCAGGCGTTTACACCGATCCCAATGTCAAGATCGACCTCCACAAAGGCTTAGAGCCACTCCGTGCGAAATGGATCGAAGAGCGAAATGACACCGAGCAATTAGAGGATTTTAACTCTGTCTATTTTCACAAGCGCCACGATGATCAAGAGCTAAACGCCCTTCGCTTCCCCAACCTCAAAAAACCACGTCGCGCGATGAAGGGCAAAAATATCACTCAAATGCACTACGCACGTCAAGGTATCGTCACACCAGAGATGGAGTATGTCGCTATTCGTGAAAACTGTAACCTTGAAGAGGCACGCAAAAACAAACTTTTAGGCGCTCAACACAAAGGCGAGCATTTTGGGGCAAACTTACCCGATGTTTACACCGCGGAATTTGTCCGCCAAGAGATCGCAGCGGGTCGTGCCGTCCTTCCACTCAATGTCAATCACCCCGAAGCCGAGCCGATGATCATCGGGCGTAATTTCATGGTCAAGATTAATGCCAATATCGGCAACTCCGCTACCACCTCATCTATCGAAGAAGAGGTCGAAAAGATGCTTTGGTCAACCCGTTGGGGTGGCGACACCGTGATGGATTTATCCACAGGTAAAAACATCCACGAAACCAGAGAGTGGATACTTCGTAACTCTGCTGTGCCTATCGGAACAGTGCCGATTTACCAAGCGCTAGAAAAAGTAAATGGCATCGCCGAAGACCTTACGTGGGAAGTGTTCCGTGACACGCTCATCGAGCAAGCCGAACAAGGGGTGGACTACTTCACGATTCATGCAGGCGTACGCCTCGCTTACGTGCCTATGACGGCAAAACGACTGACTGGCATCGTTTCTCGTGGTGGAAGTATCATGGCGAAATGGTGTCTACACCATCATAAAGAGAGTTTTTTATACACCCATTTTGAAGAGATCTGTGACATCATGAAAGCTTACGATGTTGCCTTTTCTTTGGGCGATGGCTTGCGCCCAGGCTCACTCTACGATGCCAACGATGAAGCGCAATTTGCCGAGCTTGAAACCTTGGGAGAACTCACCAAAATCGCGTGGAAACACGATGTGCAAGTGATGATCGAAGGGCCCGGACATGTGCCGATGCAGATGATTAAAGAGAATATGACCAAAGAGTTAGAAGACTGCTTTGAAGCGCCTTTCTATACACTTGGACCCCTCGTTACCGACATCGCTCCAGGGTACGACCATATCACCTCAGCCATCGGCGCAGCACAAATCGGCTGGTACGGCACAGCAATGCTCTGCTACGTTACACCAAAAGAACACTTGGGTCTTCCAAATAGAGAAGATGTCAAAGAAGGCATCATCGCCTATAAAATCGCCGCCCACGCCGCCGACCTCGCCAAAGGTTTTCCGGGAGCGCAAATCCGTGACAACGCCATGAGCAAAGCGCGTTTTGAATTTCGCTGGTACGACCAATTTAACATCGGCTTCGACCCAGATCGAGCCCGTGAATACCACGACAAAACCTTGCCAGTAGAGAGTGCCAAAGTCGCTCACTTCTGTTCTATGTGCGGCCCAAAATTTTGCTCGATGAAAATCTCGCAAGATGTCCGTGACTACGCCGCTAAAATCGGTGCTGAAGATGTGAGCGTTGCGTTAGAAAAAGGCATGGAAGAGCAAGCCGAACACTTTAAAGAGAGTGGTGGACAGATTTACATGTAA
- a CDS encoding chemotaxis protein CheX: MKQSVIEATHSFCETILCELPQKTATLGQYFYGSAISLLENDVEHTWYLFFEKAVLDDIAFNLLFEENLCENDLDDLLKEIANQIIGSAKVLLEEKYPDNTYHLNVPEFMGNVCAPFPIDLQDSHHYLIKNSTFVIAR, encoded by the coding sequence ATGAAACAATCCGTTATTGAAGCCACACACAGTTTTTGTGAAACAATTTTGTGTGAACTTCCTCAAAAAACAGCTACTCTTGGGCAATATTTCTATGGTTCCGCCATCTCACTTCTTGAAAATGACGTGGAACACACATGGTATCTCTTCTTTGAAAAAGCAGTACTCGATGACATTGCATTCAACCTTCTCTTTGAAGAAAACCTCTGTGAAAACGACTTAGATGATCTGCTCAAAGAAATCGCCAATCAAATCATCGGCTCAGCCAAAGTCCTTTTAGAAGAGAAATATCCAGACAACACCTACCATTTAAATGTCCCCGAATTTATGGGCAATGTGTGTGCTCCTTTTCCTATTGATCTACAAGATTCACACCATTATCTCATCAAAAATAGTACCTTTGTCATAGCACGTTAA
- a CDS encoding amino acid permease → MHAKGLSRGLKNRHVQLIALGGAIGTGLFLGVSTTVQLTGPAVLLGYALGGFIAFMIMRQLGEMVVEEPVAGSFSHFANKYWHPFAGFASGWNYWILYVLVGMAELTAIGTFVHFWLPNVPTWASAAFFFVLVNLVNLVNVRIYGEFEFWFSIIKVAAIVAMIAFGSYLLVSGNGGESAHFSNLWALEGGFFPHGIQGFLMAMVFIMFSFGGLELIGIAAAETDDPSHTIPRATNQVIYRILIFYIGALAVLLSLMPWMNMTKDVTPFVMVFSSLNENFIAHVLNAIVLTAALSVYNSGVYSNSRMLFGLASQGNAPKMLMSLNSKGVPVNAVLFSALITGLCVVLNYFMPEDAFKFLMALVVSALVVNWFMISFAHLKFRYAKIKEGVEPKFKAFWFPVGNIICLLFFVMILVIMLFIDGINISVYLIPAWIALLAIGYKFSR, encoded by the coding sequence ATGCACGCAAAAGGGCTTTCACGAGGTCTTAAAAATAGACACGTCCAACTTATTGCATTGGGCGGGGCTATTGGAACAGGCCTATTTTTAGGGGTTTCTACAACCGTACAGCTTACAGGTCCAGCAGTACTTTTAGGGTATGCGTTGGGTGGATTTATTGCATTTATGATTATGCGACAACTTGGTGAAATGGTTGTTGAAGAGCCAGTAGCAGGTTCATTTAGCCATTTTGCGAACAAATACTGGCACCCGTTTGCGGGCTTTGCCTCAGGCTGGAACTATTGGATTTTGTATGTTTTAGTCGGTATGGCAGAACTGACCGCCATTGGCACATTTGTGCATTTTTGGCTTCCAAATGTCCCAACATGGGCATCGGCGGCATTTTTCTTTGTCCTAGTTAACCTTGTCAATTTAGTAAATGTTCGCATTTACGGTGAATTTGAGTTTTGGTTTTCCATCATCAAAGTAGCGGCGATTGTTGCGATGATTGCTTTTGGTAGTTATTTGCTTGTGAGTGGAAATGGCGGCGAGAGTGCCCATTTTAGTAACCTTTGGGCGTTGGAAGGTGGATTTTTTCCACACGGTATCCAAGGCTTTTTGATGGCGATGGTTTTCATCATGTTCTCTTTTGGTGGACTTGAACTTATCGGTATTGCAGCAGCGGAGACGGACGATCCAAGTCATACGATCCCAAGAGCGACCAATCAAGTTATTTACCGAATTTTGATTTTTTACATTGGCGCACTGGCAGTTCTTCTTTCATTGATGCCGTGGATGAATATGACCAAAGACGTCACACCTTTTGTAATGGTTTTTAGCAGTTTGAATGAAAATTTTATCGCGCATGTGCTCAATGCCATCGTGCTTACAGCGGCACTTTCGGTCTATAATAGCGGTGTTTACTCCAATTCACGTATGCTTTTTGGTTTAGCATCACAAGGTAATGCACCTAAGATGTTGATGAGTTTGAACAGTAAAGGTGTGCCTGTCAATGCGGTGCTTTTCTCAGCACTTATTACGGGGCTTTGTGTTGTTTTAAACTACTTTATGCCCGAAGATGCGTTTAAATTTTTGATGGCGTTGGTTGTTTCTGCACTTGTGGTTAACTGGTTTATGATCAGTTTTGCGCATCTTAAATTTCGTTATGCGAAGATCAAAGAGGGTGTTGAGCCTAAATTTAAAGCATTTTGGTTCCCTGTTGGTAACATCATCTGCCTTCTTTTCTTTGTAATGATTTTGGTCATTATGCTTTTCATCGATGGCATTAACATCTCTGTTTATCTCATCCCAGCATGGATCGCACTCTTAGCCATTGGCTATAAATTTTCTCGATAA